In Cyprinus carpio isolate SPL01 chromosome B16, ASM1834038v1, whole genome shotgun sequence, the following are encoded in one genomic region:
- the LOC122140081 gene encoding uncharacterized protein LOC122140081: MRGNSFCAEVDKISLHTAYYFSALKNSVVYEPPLQEKKMQRRLTTRQALEMILSEVNPCDSDGEDIELQPDSDSELSDLSSDEETAPQPKKRARLGTDLTETAKDGTVWREEQVGTRLPFTPIKAYAADGEPMAKARKSISSRLQSFLCFITLDMLHSIQEWTIQHAQQKEHVHWFMALPELMAFIAIVILRGLTKVSSLRDCWSANLGNPHIIRTIPQKTASKTSCDTYALMTGPPGVINRKTTILGTVNKIRREIPQSARHTDRNELTTQVVFNHCCYADGEAKHCHPLQHHKVRRGCDGPDGAGVTVRTGTRRWPVAMFYNMIDMAALNAHVLYQACTGRQERWVDFLVELARELANSHMCAKKARKEQLLSDTTLHTSPGKRAMCQESNTNARTIMQLCEVFTATDTHVVVVN, from the exons ATGAGAGGTAATTCCTTTTGTGCTGAGGTGGATAAAATCTCACTGCACACAGCCTACTACTTCAGTGCCCTCAAGAATTCTGTGGTGTACGAACCTCCTctccaagaaaagaaaatgcagagaAGACTCACCACTCGGCAGGCCTTGGAAATGATCCTGAGTGAAGTAAACCCTTGTGACTCAGATGGAGAAGACATAGAACTTCAGCCGGATTCGGACTCAGAGCTGTCTGATCTGTCTTCAG ATGAGGAGACTGCTCCTCAACCAAAAAAGAGAGCCCGTTTGGGGACTGACCTGACAGAGACAGCGAAAGATGGCACAGTGTGGCGTGAAGAACAGGTGGGGACGCGTCTCCCTTTCACCCCAATCAAAGCGTACGCTGCAGATGGAGAGCCAATGGCTAAGGCCAGGAAAAGTATCTCGAGTCGCCTTCAGAGCTTCCTGTGTTTCATCACTCTTGACATGCTTCATAGCATTCAAGAATGGACTATTCAACATGCACAGCAAAAGGAGCATGTTCACTGGTTCATGGCCCTCCCTGAACTAATGGCATTTATTGCAATTGTCATCTTGCGGGGGCTTACCAAGGTTTCATCACTACGTGACTGCTGGTCAGCAAACCTGGGAAACCCACATATCATTAGAACAATACCGCAGAAAACTGCTTCCAAGACATCATGCGACACCTACGCTTTGATGACAGGTCCACCCGGAGTGATCAA CCGGAAAACCACCATCCTCGGCACAGTCAACAAGATTCGCCGGGAAATCCCTCAATCCGCTAGACACACAGATCGCAATGAATTAACCACTCAG gtGGTTTTCAACCACTGCTGCTACGCTGACGGC GAAGCCAAACACTGTCACCCTTTACAACACCACAAAGTGCGGCGTGGATGTGATGGACCAGATGGTGCGGGAGTCACTGTCCGCACAGGGACACGGCGCTGGCCAGTTGCCATGTTCTATAACATGATTGACATGGCAGCACTGAATGCACATGTGCTGTATCAAGCATGCACCGGAAGGCAGGAAAGATGGGTGGACTTCCTGGTGGAGCTTGCAAGAGAGTTGGCTAACTCTCATATGTGTGCGAAGAAGGCAAGAAAAGAACAATTGCTCTCGGACACAACCCTCCACACTAGCCCTGGAAAAAGAGCCATGTGTCAGGAGTCAAACACCAATGCAAGAACAATCATGCAACTGTGCGAAGTGTTCACTGCTACAGATACACATGTG GTTGTGGTTAACTGA